The Streptomyces laurentii genome contains a region encoding:
- a CDS encoding methylmalonyl-CoA mutase (COGs: COG1884 Methylmalonyl-CoA mutase N-terminal domain/subunit; InterPro IPR006098:IPR006099; KEGG: tex:Teth514_1855 methylmalonyl-CoA mutase, large subunit; PFAM: methylmalonyl-CoA mutase; PRIAM: Methylmalonyl-CoA mutase; SPTR: Methylmalonyl-CoA mutase, large subunit; TIGRFAM: methylmalonyl-CoA mutase, large subunit; PFAM: Methylmalonyl-CoA mutase; TIGRFAM: methylmalonyl-CoA mutase N-terminal domain;~Coenzyme B12-dependent-methylmalonyl coenzyme A (CoA) mutase (MCM) family, isobutyryl-CoA mutase (ICM)-like subfamily; contains archaeal and bacterial proteins similarto the large subunit of Streptomyces cinnamonensis coenzyme B12-dependent ICM. ICM...; cd03680;~identified by MetaGeneAnnotator; putative;~methylmalonyl-CoA mutase [Thermosediminibacter oceani DSM16646]): MARESESGLPIEPVYGPDALEGWDPAEKLGEPGAYPFTRGVYPTMYTGRPWTMRQYAGFGTAVESNARYKQLIDNGTMGLSVAFDLPTQMGHDSDAPLSHGEVGKVGVAIDSVDDMRVLFDGIPLDKVSTSMTINAPAALLLLMYQLVAEEQGVEAGKLTGTIQNDVLKEYIARGTYIFPPKPSLRLIADIFKYCKAEIPKWNTISISGYHMAEAGASPAQEIAFTLADGIEYVRTAVAAGMDVDDFAPRLSFFFVARTTILEEVAKFRAARRIWARVMKEEFGAKNPKSLMLRFHTQTAGVQLTAQQPEVNLVRVAVQGLAAVLGGTQSLHTNSFDEAIALPTDKSARLALRTQQVLAYETDVTATVDPFAGSYVVERMTDEVEAAAVALMGKVEELGGAVDAIERGFQKSEIERSAYRVAQETDSGERVVVGVNRYTIDVEEPYEPLRVDPAIEAQQAERLATLRAGRDQAAVDAALVELKKAAEGTDNVLYPMKTALKARATVGEVCDALRQVWGTYVPTDAF; this comes from the coding sequence ATGGCGCGCGAGTCGGAGTCGGGACTGCCCATCGAGCCGGTCTACGGACCGGACGCCCTGGAGGGCTGGGATCCGGCCGAGAAGCTGGGCGAGCCGGGCGCGTACCCGTTCACCCGGGGTGTGTACCCGACGATGTACACCGGCCGGCCGTGGACCATGCGCCAGTACGCGGGCTTCGGCACCGCCGTGGAGTCCAACGCCCGCTACAAGCAGCTCATCGACAACGGCACCATGGGCCTGTCGGTCGCCTTCGACCTGCCGACCCAGATGGGCCACGACTCCGACGCGCCCCTCTCGCACGGAGAGGTCGGCAAGGTCGGCGTGGCGATCGACTCGGTCGACGACATGCGGGTGCTGTTCGACGGCATCCCGCTCGACAAGGTCTCGACGTCGATGACCATCAACGCCCCCGCCGCGCTGCTGCTCCTGATGTACCAGCTGGTCGCCGAGGAGCAGGGCGTCGAGGCCGGGAAGCTGACCGGCACGATCCAGAACGACGTGCTGAAGGAGTACATCGCCCGCGGCACGTACATCTTCCCGCCCAAGCCGTCGCTGCGGCTGATCGCGGACATCTTCAAGTACTGCAAGGCCGAGATCCCGAAGTGGAACACCATCTCGATCTCCGGCTACCACATGGCCGAGGCCGGCGCCTCGCCCGCGCAGGAGATCGCGTTCACGCTCGCCGACGGCATCGAGTACGTCCGGACGGCCGTCGCCGCCGGCATGGACGTGGACGACTTCGCGCCGCGCCTGTCGTTCTTCTTCGTGGCGCGGACGACGATCCTGGAGGAGGTCGCCAAGTTCCGCGCGGCGCGCCGGATCTGGGCGCGGGTGATGAAGGAGGAGTTCGGCGCGAAGAACCCCAAGTCGCTGATGCTGCGCTTCCACACCCAGACCGCCGGCGTGCAGCTCACCGCGCAGCAGCCCGAGGTCAACCTGGTGCGCGTCGCGGTGCAGGGCCTCGCGGCCGTCCTCGGCGGCACGCAGTCGCTGCACACCAACTCCTTCGACGAGGCCATCGCGCTGCCGACGGACAAGTCGGCGCGGCTCGCGCTGCGGACGCAGCAGGTCCTCGCGTACGAGACCGACGTCACCGCCACCGTCGACCCGTTCGCGGGCAGCTACGTGGTGGAGCGGATGACCGACGAGGTCGAGGCCGCGGCCGTCGCACTCATGGGCAAGGTCGAGGAGCTGGGCGGCGCGGTCGACGCGATCGAGCGCGGCTTCCAGAAGAGCGAGATCGAGCGCTCGGCGTACCGCGTCGCGCAGGAGACCGACTCCGGCGAGCGGGTCGTCGTCGGCGTCAACCGCTACACCATCGACGTCGAGGAGCCGTACGAGCCGCTGCGCGTCGACCCGGCGATCGAGGCGCAGCAGGCCGAGCGGCTCGCCACGCTGCGCGCCGGGCGCGACCAGGCGGCGGTGGACGCGGCGCTCGTCGAGCTGAAGAAGGCGGCGGAGGGCACGGACAACGTCCTGTACCCGATGAAGACGGCGCTGAAGGCGCGGGCCACGGTCGGCGAGGTGTGCGACGCGCTGCGCCAGGTGTGGGGCACGTACGTGCCGACGGACGCGTTCTGA
- a CDS encoding hypothetical protein (Bacterial transcription activator, effector binding domain; smart00871;~DNA binding residues [nucleotide binding];~Helix-Turn-Helix DNA binding domain of the BmrR transcription regulator; cd01107;~MerR HTH family regulatory protein; pfam13411;~dimer interface [polypeptide binding];~drug binding residues [chemical binding];~identified by MetaGeneAnnotator; putative;~transcriptional regulator [Streptomyces cattleya NRRL 8057 = DSM46488]), whose translation MFTIGDFARYGRVSVRMLRHYDAIGLLRPARVDPYSGYRHYTADQLARLNRVIALKDLGFTLEQVGAILDDEIGADELRGMLRLRQAELESALDAARARLAQVGARLRAIESEGHMSTQDVVVKRIPAVRIAELSGTAASFGPKDITPVIGPLYEELCARLERAGVTGFGPGIAYYEDAGQGDGSIVVHAGTSVPEGTAAEGVRVHVLPGVEEAATIVHRGSMDAILPTEQALAAWIGTNGYQSAGYARELYLECPEDPAGWVTEIQEPVTRA comes from the coding sequence ATGTTCACCATCGGAGACTTCGCCCGGTACGGGCGGGTGTCGGTCCGCATGCTGCGTCACTACGACGCCATCGGACTGCTGCGCCCGGCCCGTGTCGACCCGTACAGCGGCTACCGCCACTACACGGCGGACCAGCTCGCCCGGCTCAACCGCGTCATCGCGCTCAAGGATCTCGGCTTCACCCTGGAACAGGTGGGGGCCATCCTCGACGACGAGATCGGCGCGGACGAGCTGCGCGGGATGCTGCGGCTGCGCCAGGCCGAACTGGAATCGGCCCTGGACGCGGCGCGGGCGCGGCTCGCCCAGGTCGGCGCGCGGCTCCGAGCCATCGAAAGCGAGGGACACATGTCCACGCAGGACGTCGTCGTCAAGCGGATCCCGGCCGTCCGGATCGCCGAGCTGAGCGGCACCGCCGCGAGCTTCGGCCCGAAGGACATCACGCCGGTCATCGGCCCGCTGTACGAGGAGCTGTGCGCCCGCCTGGAGCGCGCGGGCGTCACCGGGTTCGGCCCGGGCATCGCGTACTACGAGGACGCGGGCCAGGGTGACGGCTCGATCGTCGTGCACGCCGGGACGAGCGTCCCGGAGGGCACGGCCGCGGAGGGCGTGCGGGTGCACGTCCTGCCGGGCGTCGAGGAGGCCGCCACCATCGTCCACCGGGGCTCCATGGACGCCATCCTGCCGACCGAGCAGGCCCTGGCCGCCTGGATCGGCACCAACGGCTACCAGTCGGCCGGATACGCCCGCGAGCTCTACCTGGAGTGCCCCGAGGACCCGGCCGGCTGGGTCACCGAGATCCAGGAGCCGGTCACCCGCGCCTGA
- a CDS encoding lipoprotein (L,D-transpeptidase catalytic domain; cl15405;~Putative peptidoglycan binding domain; cl15437;~identified by MetaGeneAnnotator; putative;~lipoprotein [Streptomyces sp. C]), with amino-acid sequence MAEGAENARVRELQARLRQAGVFDRAPTGFYGSITTAAVRSYQRGHGLSVTGSVDQKTWDKLVAATHRPTAAELRPPTTNVLDKPDPRCMTGRVLCISKESRTLAWMIDGKVVSAMDVRFGSENTPTREGIFKVEWKARDWTSTIYHSPMPYSMFFSGGQAVHYSADFAARGYNGASHGCVNVRDRSKLASVFDQVKVGDKVVVHW; translated from the coding sequence ATGGCCGAGGGCGCCGAGAACGCGCGGGTCCGCGAACTCCAGGCGCGGCTGCGGCAGGCCGGCGTCTTCGACCGGGCGCCCACCGGCTTCTACGGGTCGATCACCACGGCCGCGGTCCGCTCGTACCAGCGCGGGCACGGGCTGTCCGTGACCGGCTCGGTCGACCAGAAGACCTGGGACAAGCTGGTCGCGGCGACGCACCGGCCGACCGCCGCCGAGCTGCGCCCGCCGACCACCAACGTCCTCGACAAGCCCGATCCGCGCTGTATGACCGGGCGGGTGCTGTGCATCAGCAAGGAGAGCCGGACGCTCGCGTGGATGATCGACGGCAAGGTCGTGTCGGCGATGGACGTGCGCTTCGGTTCGGAGAACACCCCGACCCGCGAGGGCATCTTCAAGGTGGAGTGGAAGGCCCGGGACTGGACGTCGACGATCTACCACTCGCCGATGCCGTACTCGATGTTCTTCAGCGGCGGCCAGGCGGTGCACTACTCGGCGGACTTCGCGGCCCGCGGCTACAACGGGGCGTCGCACGGCTGCGTCAACGTCCGCGACCGGTCGAAGCTCGCCTCCGTCTTCGACCAGGTGAAGGTCGGCGACAAGGTCGTCGTCCACTGGTGA
- a CDS encoding transferase (Glycosyltransferase family A (GT-A) includes diverse families of glycosyl transferases with a common GT-A type structural fold; cd00761;~Glycosyltransferases involved in cell wall biogenesis [Cell envelope biogenesis, outer membrane]; COG0463;~identified by MetaGeneAnnotator; putative;~transferase [Streptomyces pristinaespiralis ATCC25486]): MVKLSVVVPFHNVQTYASDTLRSLRANAREDFEFLLVDDCSTDGTTELLARAEHEIPGARLLRHARNQGLATARNTGLDAARGAYLTFLDGDDWLSPGYYARLVADLDALDCDFLRVDHVQVTGRKRSLRRVPVGRRGEVLSPRGVILPADRSTAVDYPYAWAGIYRRRLLDRGLLRFTDGLRTAEDRPWIWRLHREAESFAVTGEPGIFYRRGVATSLTQIGDVRQLDFLRAFDQVIEETSADPEADLLLPKAVRTYCAVISHHLGNIDRFEPGVGRELRIRSAAALRRLPRDVLADALTAMGEDRAGPLRRLRRRRTAPGPQTATADGTRAAAPATSDTAAHQETNAV; this comes from the coding sequence GTGGTCAAGCTCTCCGTCGTCGTGCCGTTCCACAACGTGCAGACATACGCCTCCGACACCCTGCGAAGCCTGCGCGCGAACGCCCGCGAGGACTTCGAGTTCCTGCTCGTCGACGACTGTTCGACGGACGGGACCACCGAACTCCTGGCCCGGGCCGAGCACGAGATCCCCGGCGCGCGGCTGCTCCGGCACGCCCGCAACCAGGGCCTCGCCACCGCGCGCAACACCGGACTCGACGCCGCCCGCGGCGCGTATCTGACCTTCCTCGACGGGGACGACTGGCTGTCCCCCGGCTACTACGCGCGGCTCGTCGCCGATCTCGACGCGCTGGACTGCGACTTCCTGCGGGTCGACCACGTCCAGGTCACCGGCCGCAAGCGGTCGCTGCGCCGGGTCCCGGTGGGACGGCGCGGCGAGGTGCTGTCGCCGCGCGGCGTGATCCTGCCGGCCGACCGGTCGACCGCCGTCGACTATCCGTACGCCTGGGCCGGGATCTACCGGCGGCGGCTGCTCGACCGGGGGCTCCTGCGCTTCACCGACGGGCTGCGCACGGCCGAGGACCGGCCGTGGATCTGGCGGCTGCACCGGGAAGCGGAATCCTTCGCCGTCACCGGTGAACCCGGAATCTTCTACCGGCGCGGAGTCGCCACGTCCCTCACCCAGATCGGCGATGTCCGGCAACTCGATTTCCTGCGCGCTTTCGACCAGGTCATCGAGGAGACGAGTGCCGATCCGGAAGCGGATCTGCTGCTCCCGAAAGCCGTCCGCACCTATTGCGCGGTGATTTCCCATCACCTCGGGAACATCGACCGATTCGAGCCGGGAGTGGGCCGCGAATTGCGGATACGGAGCGCGGCGGCCCTGCGCCGGCTGCCACGGGACGTGCTCGCCGACGCCCTGACGGCGATGGGCGAGGACCGCGCGGGCCCGCTGCGCCGCCTCCGGCGCCGCCGGACGGCCCCGGGCCCGCAGACCGCCACCGCCGACGGGACGCGGGCCGCGGCCCCGGCCACCTCCGACACCGCGGCCCACCAGGAGACGAACGCCGTATGA
- a CDS encoding hypothetical protein (Hypothetical protein XNR_3960 [Streptomyces albus J1074];~identified by MetaGeneAnnotator; putative), with protein sequence MRVAVLADSDTRWKWGVLTARRITPEMPGSGADAEAPGTTEAAEPTGFVLRGRATPTPRQLAETAVSPVTPREVTGAEFLREVRDAAARGEGYDVIVLALVGGTVRALLQGIAELGLERRPVLVAGYVGVVYEKLADGLLLRHGADVVLANSRHDADRFRVVYEGVGADPSSVVEAALPFLGGAPYTPEPGRDTLVFAAQPSVPVTRAERAYVLRRLIEHAQRHPDREVLLKLRSKPGEHTTHLEEFPYQKLVRDLDTPPNFRLVYGHMGEVLDRTDLLVTVSSTAALESLHRRIPTAILTDLGVREALGNHHFLGSGLLTSFDRLDGKEAPEPDEDWLARQGVAADGGYDRAFDAARERVAALLAGPALPPVAPYYTESSAGGYLPGILARHRLDVTASAPRASGVRRVVREVARGAYRHGVQRVAPVIRRLGDL encoded by the coding sequence GTGCGCGTCGCCGTTCTCGCCGATTCCGACACCCGGTGGAAATGGGGCGTGCTCACCGCACGCAGAATCACCCCGGAAATGCCGGGAAGCGGCGCCGACGCCGAAGCCCCCGGGACGACGGAAGCCGCCGAGCCCACCGGATTCGTCCTGCGCGGCCGTGCCACCCCCACCCCCCGCCAGCTCGCCGAGACCGCCGTGTCCCCGGTGACACCGCGCGAGGTGACCGGTGCGGAGTTCCTGCGCGAGGTACGCGACGCCGCCGCCCGCGGCGAGGGATACGACGTGATCGTGCTCGCCCTCGTCGGCGGCACCGTCCGCGCCCTGCTCCAGGGCATCGCCGAACTCGGCCTGGAGCGCCGGCCGGTGCTCGTCGCCGGCTATGTCGGCGTGGTCTACGAGAAGCTCGCCGACGGACTGCTGCTGCGCCACGGCGCGGACGTCGTGCTCGCCAACTCCCGTCACGACGCGGACCGTTTCCGCGTCGTGTACGAGGGAGTGGGCGCCGACCCGTCGAGCGTGGTCGAAGCCGCGCTGCCGTTCCTCGGCGGAGCCCCGTACACCCCCGAACCCGGCCGCGACACCCTGGTGTTCGCCGCCCAGCCGTCGGTGCCCGTCACCCGGGCCGAGCGCGCCTACGTGCTGCGCCGCCTGATCGAGCACGCGCAACGGCACCCGGACCGGGAGGTGTTGCTGAAGCTGCGCTCCAAGCCCGGCGAACACACCACGCACCTGGAGGAGTTCCCGTACCAGAAGCTGGTGCGCGACCTCGACACCCCGCCCAACTTCCGTCTCGTGTACGGGCACATGGGCGAGGTCCTGGACCGCACCGACCTGCTGGTCACCGTCTCCTCCACGGCCGCGCTCGAATCCCTGCACCGGCGTATCCCCACCGCGATCCTCACCGACCTCGGGGTGCGCGAGGCGCTCGGCAACCACCACTTCCTCGGCTCCGGGCTGCTCACCTCCTTCGACCGCCTCGACGGCAAGGAGGCGCCGGAGCCCGACGAGGACTGGCTGGCCCGGCAGGGCGTCGCCGCCGACGGCGGGTACGACCGCGCCTTCGACGCCGCCCGCGAGCGGGTCGCCGCGCTCCTCGCCGGACCCGCGCTGCCGCCCGTCGCCCCGTACTACACGGAGTCGAGCGCCGGCGGCTATCTGCCCGGCATCCTCGCCCGCCACCGCCTCGACGTCACCGCGTCCGCGCCCCGCGCGAGCGGTGTGCGCCGGGTCGTGCGCGAGGTCGCGCGCGGCGCCTACCGCCACGGCGTGCAGCGCGTGGCACCCGTCATCCGACGCCTGGGAGACCTGTGA
- a CDS encoding hypothetical protein (identified by MetaGeneAnnotator; putative;~sequence version:1) — protein sequence MGVGRGVGVAVGAGGLPSAVGFADGVAGPDGRGGLAGLSDGVPVDGVDGGVDGAGAVTRSAGVGAVPVPVPDPAPGPSAVGVQPTARTAAAAARTAARMTDDERFIDAPPGKTACTYVCTPGMRPRRAAVAHVTESRRACCEEGPSGLLSSVPHARHYSPQRGVGTHE from the coding sequence GTGGGGGTGGGCCGGGGCGTGGGGGTGGCCGTGGGTGCCGGCGGCTTGCCGTCCGCCGTCGGCTTCGCGGACGGCGTGGCGGGCCCGGACGGCCGGGGAGGCTTGGCCGGCTTGTCCGACGGCGTGCCGGTGGACGGCGTCGACGGGGGCGTCGACGGGGCGGGTGCCGTGACCCGGTCGGCCGGGGTCGGCGCCGTACCCGTACCCGTACCCGATCCGGCGCCCGGACCGTCGGCCGTGGGCGTGCAGCCCACCGCCAGGACGGCGGCCGCGGCGGCCAGGACCGCCGCGCGTATGACGGACGACGAACGCTTCATCGATGCCCCCCCGGGGAAAACCGCGTGTACCTACGTGTGTACCCCAGGGATGCGTCCCCGCCGCGCGGCGGTTGCGCACGTGACCGAATCGAGACGGGCATGCTGTGAGGAAGGTCCCAGCGGGCTGCTCTCCTCCGTGCCGCACGCCCGGCACTACAGTCCGCAGCGAGGGGTCGGTACCCACGAGTAG
- a CDS encoding hypothetical protein (identified by MetaGeneAnnotator; putative;~sequence version:1), which yields MSSSTTQIFYASTLYGAATLAAALDSGRFAPAGRRLLLVSTNAAVPETTTPVHRMPGFERLRDRFDEVLDWNEAIEPLHPGGWTPRADDLPMLQRYLRQLWKLDGGPGRKLELVVESLQVAPALTIARLLPEASIDVYADGLMSYGPTRNRIDPLVGERVRRLLHLDLVPGLTPLLLAEFGAVAEAVPAEAFTKVVEELAGPAPESAAEAEAEAEAGPVLLLGQYLAALSLLTPEEEGELHLRMVRGAVARGHRRLVFKPHPSAPDAWSAALVREAAALGAELTVLDRPVLAEVLYRELRPALVVGCFSTALFTASAFYGLATARVGTRPLLARLTPYQNSNRIPLVLADALVPDLEEPAGAAPLAGDALADLVATVGFVMQPRLRPDLRDAAVRHLSGPHAAAARHHVTLRRLTSLGLPGGLPVPRHPGLRRLARRALKLRRRALRAASSVRRG from the coding sequence ATGAGCAGCAGCACCACCCAGATCTTCTACGCGTCCACGCTGTACGGCGCCGCGACGCTGGCCGCCGCCCTCGACAGCGGCCGCTTCGCGCCGGCCGGGCGGCGGCTGCTCCTCGTCTCCACCAACGCGGCCGTGCCGGAGACCACCACCCCGGTGCACCGGATGCCCGGCTTCGAGCGGCTGCGCGACCGCTTCGACGAGGTCCTGGACTGGAACGAGGCGATCGAGCCGCTGCACCCGGGCGGCTGGACGCCCCGCGCGGACGACCTGCCGATGCTCCAGCGGTATCTGCGGCAGCTGTGGAAGCTGGACGGCGGCCCGGGCAGGAAGCTCGAACTCGTCGTGGAGTCCCTCCAGGTCGCGCCCGCGCTGACGATCGCGCGGCTGCTGCCGGAGGCGTCCATCGACGTGTACGCGGACGGGCTGATGAGCTACGGGCCCACCCGCAACCGGATCGACCCGCTGGTCGGCGAGCGGGTGCGGCGGCTGCTGCACCTCGACCTGGTGCCGGGGCTCACGCCGCTGCTGCTCGCGGAGTTCGGGGCGGTCGCCGAGGCCGTACCGGCCGAGGCGTTCACGAAGGTCGTGGAGGAGCTGGCCGGACCGGCCCCGGAATCGGCAGCCGAAGCGGAGGCGGAAGCGGAGGCCGGGCCGGTGCTGCTGCTCGGCCAGTACCTGGCCGCGCTCTCCCTCCTCACCCCCGAGGAGGAGGGCGAACTGCATCTGCGGATGGTGCGGGGCGCGGTCGCCCGCGGCCACCGCCGGCTCGTCTTCAAGCCGCACCCGAGCGCCCCCGACGCCTGGTCGGCGGCCCTCGTCCGGGAGGCGGCGGCACTGGGCGCCGAACTGACCGTCCTGGACCGGCCGGTGCTCGCCGAGGTGCTGTACCGGGAGCTGCGGCCCGCGCTCGTGGTGGGCTGCTTCTCGACGGCGCTGTTCACGGCGAGCGCCTTCTACGGGCTCGCCACGGCCCGGGTCGGCACCCGGCCGCTGCTCGCCCGGCTCACGCCGTACCAGAACAGCAACCGGATCCCGCTCGTCCTCGCGGACGCGCTCGTCCCGGACCTGGAGGAGCCCGCCGGAGCGGCCCCCCTGGCGGGGGACGCGCTGGCGGACCTGGTGGCGACGGTCGGGTTCGTGATGCAGCCGCGGCTGCGGCCCGACCTGCGGGACGCGGCCGTACGGCATCTGTCCGGCCCGCACGCGGCCGCCGCCCGGCACCACGTCACGCTGCGCCGGCTGACCTCGCTGGGCCTGCCCGGCGGGCTGCCCGTCCCCCGCCACCCGGGGCTGCGCCGGCTGGCCCGCCGCGCCCTGAAGCTGCGGCGGCGGGCGCTGCGGGCGGCCTCGTCGGTCAGGCGCGGGTGA
- a CDS encoding leucine export protein leuE (LysE type translocator; cl00565;~identified by MetaGeneAnnotator; putative;~leucine export protein LeuE [Streptomyces sp. C]) has protein sequence MLGVTDLPTYLAGLAVIILLPGPNSLYVLSVAARKGTRTGYKAAAGVFTGDTVLMTLAALGAASLLQTTPLLFLVVKYAGAGYLTWMAYGMLRSALAMWRSRGQELVPDEPGAAQAVQAAQATEAAERPYRRALVISLFNPKAILFLISFFVQFVDSSYAYPALSFLLLGSLLQLGSFLYLTTLIFSGTRLAAAFRRRKRLSAGATSAAGALFLGFAVKLSLSSAA, from the coding sequence ATGCTGGGTGTCACCGATCTGCCGACCTATCTCGCGGGCCTCGCCGTCATCATTCTCCTGCCGGGCCCGAACTCGCTCTACGTGCTGTCCGTCGCCGCCCGAAAAGGCACCCGGACCGGCTACAAGGCCGCCGCCGGCGTCTTCACCGGCGACACGGTCCTGATGACCCTCGCCGCCCTCGGCGCGGCCTCGCTGCTCCAGACCACGCCCCTGCTCTTCCTCGTCGTGAAGTACGCGGGCGCGGGCTATCTGACGTGGATGGCGTACGGGATGCTGCGCTCCGCCCTCGCCATGTGGCGCTCGCGCGGTCAGGAGCTCGTGCCGGACGAGCCCGGCGCGGCCCAGGCCGTCCAGGCGGCGCAGGCGACCGAGGCCGCGGAGCGTCCGTACCGCCGGGCCCTGGTCATCAGCCTCTTCAACCCGAAGGCGATCCTCTTCCTGATCTCCTTCTTCGTGCAGTTCGTGGACTCCTCCTACGCCTATCCGGCGCTGTCCTTCCTGCTCCTGGGCAGCCTGCTGCAGCTCGGCAGCTTCCTCTACCTCACCACCCTCATCTTCAGCGGCACGCGGCTCGCCGCCGCCTTCCGCCGCCGCAAGCGGCTGTCCGCCGGGGCGACCTCGGCCGCCGGCGCGCTCTTCCTCGGCTTCGCCGTGAAGCTCTCGCTGAGCAGCGCGGCCTGA